In the Leguminivora glycinivorella isolate SPB_JAAS2020 chromosome 14, LegGlyc_1.1, whole genome shotgun sequence genome, one interval contains:
- the LOC125233465 gene encoding pupal cuticle protein 20-like: MKLVLILAVVASASAARLDHLTGGASIGEATRFENVNDGAGNYHFSYETPNGISARESGAPRAAGPEGPAVTAEGAFSFRTPDGQQVSLTYTADENGFHPVGSHLPTPPPIPEAILKALEFNRQNPSSDDGSYNGGRNSFRF, translated from the exons ATGAAACTG GTCCTCATATTAGCTGTGGTGGCTTCAGCGTCGGCGGCGCGCCTCGACCACCTTACGGGCGGCGCCAGCATCGGCGAAGCCACGCGTTTTGAGAATGTCAACGATGGCGCCGGCAACTACCACTTCAG CTACGAGACCCCGAATGGCATCAGCGCGCGCGAGAGCGGGGCCCCGCGTGcggcggggcccgagggcccggCGGTGACGGCCGAGGGGGCCTTCTCGTTCCGCACGCCGGACGGCCAGCAGGTGTCGCTGACGTACACGGCTGATGAGAACGGCTTCCACCCTGTGGGCTCGCATCTGCCTACCCCACCGCCTATTCCGGAGGCGATTCTTAAAGCGCTGGAATTTAACAGGCAGAATCCTTCTTC GGATGATGGTTCTTACAATGGGGGTCGAAACTCTTTCCGTTTTTAA